In Hasllibacter sp. MH4015, the following proteins share a genomic window:
- the leuD gene encoding 3-isopropylmalate dehydratase small subunit produces MDKFTQLTGIAAPMPLINVDTDMIIPKQFLKTIKRSGLGVNLFDEMRYDDDGNEIPDFVLNKPAYRDAQILVAGDNFGCGSSREHAPWALLDFGIRCVIAPSFADIFYNNCFKNGILPIVLPQEQVDMLMDDAERGANAVVTVDLESQTITGPDGGTITFEVDAFRKHCLLNGLDDIGLTLEKAPAIKAFEAEAAQARPWV; encoded by the coding sequence ATGGACAAGTTCACCCAGCTGACCGGCATCGCCGCACCCATGCCACTGATCAATGTCGATACCGACATGATCATCCCAAAGCAGTTCCTGAAGACGATCAAACGCTCGGGCCTTGGCGTGAACCTCTTTGACGAGATGCGCTACGACGATGACGGCAACGAGATCCCCGATTTCGTGCTCAACAAGCCCGCCTACCGCGATGCGCAGATCCTTGTTGCGGGCGACAATTTCGGCTGCGGCTCCTCCCGCGAACATGCGCCATGGGCGCTGCTCGATTTCGGCATCCGCTGCGTGATCGCGCCGTCATTTGCGGATATTTTCTACAACAATTGCTTCAAGAACGGCATCCTGCCCATCGTCCTGCCGCAAGAGCAGGTGGATATGCTGATGGATGATGCCGAACGCGGGGCCAATGCCGTCGTCACCGTCGATCTGGAAAGCCAGACGATCACCGGACCAGATGGCGGCACGATCACGTTCGAGGTCGACGCCTTCCGCAAGCATTGCCTGCTCAACGGCCTGGATGACATCGGTCTGACGCTGGAAAAAGCCCCGGCGATCAAGGCGTTCGAGGCAGAAGCCGCACAGGCCCGCCCCTGGGTCTGA
- a CDS encoding endonuclease/exonuclease/phosphatase family protein encodes MLSGPAAAETFRIASYHLDLTGRGPGTVLRDILRGEDPVPALLEVIVAADADVLVLQDIDFDANGAALGALADALSGRGADYPHRLTLRPNTGWPTGVDLDGNGRSDEPRDAHGYGRFNGQGGMALLSRFPLGDVRNFSTFLWQDLPDSAAPGVTPEAALPILRLHSVGAWDVEVLGPDSAFHLLMSHATPPVFDGPEDRNGLRNADELRFWQLYLDGWTPEGPPFDGAHFAVTGTFNVDPERGEGLRPALRALLGHPLLLDPEPSGANGLATVDWDDPVPGDLRVDYVLPSRTFTLHGAGVLWPSDGPLVELVSAASAHRLVWVDVSF; translated from the coding sequence ATGCTCAGCGGCCCGGCGGCGGCCGAGACATTCCGCATCGCCAGCTACCACCTTGACCTGACAGGGCGTGGACCAGGGACGGTCCTGCGTGACATCCTGCGCGGCGAAGACCCCGTTCCTGCGCTTCTGGAGGTGATCGTCGCCGCCGATGCCGATGTGCTGGTGCTGCAAGACATCGACTTCGATGCAAACGGCGCGGCGCTGGGGGCCTTGGCCGATGCCCTGTCGGGTCGCGGGGCGGATTACCCTCACCGCCTGACGCTACGCCCCAATACCGGCTGGCCCACCGGTGTGGACCTCGACGGCAACGGGCGCAGTGACGAGCCGCGCGATGCCCATGGGTACGGGCGGTTCAACGGACAAGGCGGCATGGCGCTCCTGTCCCGATTCCCGCTTGGGGATGTGCGCAATTTCTCGACCTTCCTGTGGCAGGACCTTCCGGACAGCGCCGCACCCGGCGTGACGCCCGAGGCCGCCCTGCCGATCCTGCGCCTACACAGTGTCGGGGCCTGGGATGTGGAGGTTCTGGGGCCCGACAGCGCGTTCCATCTGCTGATGTCCCATGCCACGCCCCCCGTCTTCGACGGGCCGGAGGATCGCAACGGGTTACGCAACGCGGACGAGCTGCGGTTCTGGCAGCTCTACCTCGACGGCTGGACGCCGGAGGGGCCGCCGTTCGATGGTGCGCATTTCGCCGTCACCGGCACCTTCAACGTCGATCCGGAGCGAGGTGAAGGATTGCGGCCCGCCTTGCGCGCGCTTCTCGGTCATCCCCTTCTGCTTGACCCGGAGCCTTCCGGCGCGAACGGCCTTGCGACGGTCGACTGGGACGATCCGGTGCCAGGCGATCTGCGCGTAGACTACGTCCTGCCGTCGCGCACATTCACGCTTCACGGTGCCGGGGTGCTTTGGCCTTCGGATGGTCCACTGGTTGAGCTCGTTTCGGCGGCATCGGCCCATCGGCTTGTTTGGGTCGACGTCTCGTTCTGA
- a CDS encoding epimerase, translating into MPRTALILGANGRFGRHVAQALQRHGWHVRPFDRSKDTLPDAAIGADLIVNAWNPPYSKWATEVPRLTASVIEAAKTSGAAVMIPGNIYVYGTDLPPILSPETPHRATHPLGKIRREMERAYREAGVKTIILRAGDFIDTEASGNWFDRVIATKIASGKITYPGPVDVPHAWAFLPNLAAAAAGLAARLDDLPVFSDLTFDGFTMTGVDLAEALGRVVGKPVRAKPMNWLPIRIARPFWAEAKHLLEMRYLWQRPHRIDGQVLRNLLPDLRATPLDDALRQACAPLIQNETSTQTSRWADAAETSSTSGPSEGQSTPAP; encoded by the coding sequence ATGCCCCGCACCGCCCTCATCCTCGGCGCCAATGGCCGCTTCGGCCGCCATGTCGCCCAAGCCCTCCAGCGCCACGGCTGGCACGTCCGCCCTTTCGACCGCAGTAAGGACACCCTGCCCGATGCGGCCATTGGCGCCGACCTGATCGTCAACGCCTGGAACCCGCCTTATTCGAAATGGGCCACCGAGGTGCCGCGCCTCACGGCATCGGTGATCGAGGCCGCCAAGACCTCCGGCGCGGCGGTGATGATCCCCGGCAACATCTATGTCTACGGCACCGACCTGCCGCCGATCCTGTCGCCGGAAACGCCCCACCGCGCCACGCATCCCCTTGGCAAAATCCGCCGCGAGATGGAGCGCGCGTACCGCGAGGCGGGCGTGAAAACCATCATCCTACGCGCGGGCGATTTTATCGACACCGAAGCCTCGGGCAATTGGTTCGACCGCGTGATCGCCACGAAGATCGCGTCGGGCAAGATCACCTATCCCGGCCCCGTCGACGTCCCCCATGCCTGGGCCTTCCTGCCCAATCTCGCCGCCGCGGCGGCCGGACTTGCGGCGCGCCTCGATGATCTGCCGGTTTTCAGCGACCTGACCTTCGACGGCTTCACGATGACCGGTGTTGACCTGGCGGAGGCGCTGGGCCGCGTTGTGGGGAAACCGGTGCGGGCCAAGCCGATGAACTGGCTCCCGATCCGGATCGCCCGCCCGTTCTGGGCCGAGGCGAAGCACCTGCTGGAAATGCGCTATCTCTGGCAGCGCCCGCACCGAATCGACGGTCAGGTATTACGGAACCTTCTGCCGGACCTGCGCGCGACACCCTTGGACGATGCCCTGAGGCAGGCCTGCGCGCCTTTGATTCAGAACGAGACGTCGACCCAAACAAGCCGATGGGCCGATGCCGCCGAAACGAGCTCAACCAGTGGACCATCCGAAGGCCAAAGCACCCCGGCACCGTGA
- a CDS encoding LysR family transcriptional regulator, whose amino-acid sequence MSNVIDWPMLRAILAVAEEGSMTGAAKALGTSQPTISRLIRAAEEVAGDYLFFRDERGFTPSSFCDTLIAEAREIREALSRASLKVAGEQPSAEGRVRITASVFVTTHILPPILADIRAAHPAIKLDVVATDSTENLLFHEADIALRMYRPTQLDTVTVHLGDLPLGLYASRSFVEAHGMPSSVDDLRDFGMVGYDRDDRIIRAMREMGMLVTRNWFTVTTDDQVAYWEFVRAGCGVGVGQGVVAERSPDVVQVMPELELPSLPVWLTAHQRLRHQPRVAAVWEMLAEEVGGVCG is encoded by the coding sequence ATGAGCAACGTGATCGACTGGCCCATGCTGCGCGCCATCTTGGCCGTGGCGGAAGAAGGCTCCATGACCGGGGCGGCGAAAGCGCTCGGCACCAGCCAGCCCACCATCAGCCGCCTGATCCGCGCCGCCGAAGAGGTGGCGGGCGATTACCTTTTCTTCCGCGACGAGAGGGGTTTCACCCCCAGTTCCTTCTGCGACACCCTGATCGCCGAGGCGCGAGAGATCCGGGAGGCGTTGAGCCGAGCGTCCCTGAAAGTCGCCGGCGAACAGCCCAGCGCCGAGGGGCGCGTGCGGATCACCGCGTCGGTCTTCGTGACGACCCATATCCTGCCGCCGATCCTGGCGGATATCCGGGCCGCGCATCCGGCGATCAAGCTGGACGTGGTGGCGACGGATTCAACCGAGAACCTGCTGTTCCACGAGGCCGACATCGCGCTCCGCATGTATCGGCCCACGCAGCTCGACACGGTGACGGTGCATCTGGGGGATTTGCCGCTGGGGCTCTACGCGAGCCGCTCGTTTGTGGAGGCGCACGGGATGCCTTCAAGCGTGGATGACCTGCGCGATTTCGGGATGGTCGGGTACGACCGCGATGATCGGATCATCCGCGCGATGCGCGAGATGGGGATGCTTGTGACGCGCAACTGGTTCACGGTGACGACCGACGATCAGGTGGCCTATTGGGAATTCGTGCGGGCCGGGTGCGGCGTTGGTGTGGGGCAGGGAGTGGTGGCCGAGCGGTCACCGGACGTGGTGCAGGTGATGCCGGAGTTGGAACTGCCCTCGCTGCCCGTGTGGCTGACGGCGCATCAGCGGTTGAGGCACCAGCCGAGGGTTGCGGCGGTGTGGGAGATGCTGGCGGAGGAGGTTGGCGGGGTGTGTGGGTGA
- the leuB gene encoding 3-isopropylmalate dehydrogenase: MSDRSLLILPGDGIGPEVMAEVRKVIDWFGSARGIGFTVSEGLVGGASYDVHGTPLTDETMAQAQEVDAVLLGAVGGPAYDDLDFSVKPERGLLRLRKEMDLYANLRPAQCFDALADFSSLKREIVSGLDIMILRELTSGVYFGEPRGIHKEGNERVGINTQRYTESEIARAARSAFELARRRNNKVCSMEKANVMESGILWRDVVNEVHAAEYGDVELSHMYADNGAMQLVRAPKQFDVILTDNLFGDILSDCAAMLTGSLGMLPSASLGAPMENGRPKALYEPVHGSAPDITGQGKANPIACILSFAMALRYSFDLGDEATRLERAVEAVLADGLRTADLMGPDGGNAVSTTEMGDAIVAKLAA; this comes from the coding sequence ATGTCCGACCGCAGCTTGCTTATCCTTCCCGGTGACGGGATTGGCCCCGAGGTGATGGCTGAGGTCCGCAAGGTGATCGACTGGTTCGGCTCGGCGCGGGGGATCGGGTTTACGGTGTCGGAGGGGCTCGTTGGGGGGGCCTCCTATGACGTCCATGGCACGCCGTTGACCGATGAGACGATGGCGCAGGCGCAGGAGGTGGATGCGGTGTTGCTCGGCGCGGTCGGTGGGCCAGCCTATGACGATCTCGACTTCAGCGTGAAGCCCGAGCGGGGGTTGTTGCGGTTGCGCAAGGAGATGGACCTTTATGCGAACCTGCGGCCCGCGCAGTGCTTTGACGCGCTGGCGGATTTCTCGTCTCTAAAGCGCGAGATCGTCTCGGGCCTCGACATCATGATCCTGCGGGAGCTGACCTCGGGCGTGTATTTCGGGGAGCCACGGGGCATCCACAAGGAAGGCAATGAGCGCGTCGGCATCAACACGCAGCGCTACACGGAGAGCGAGATCGCGCGGGCTGCGCGGTCTGCGTTCGAGCTGGCGCGGCGGCGGAACAACAAGGTGTGTTCCATGGAGAAGGCCAACGTGATGGAAAGCGGCATCCTGTGGCGGGATGTGGTGAACGAGGTCCACGCGGCGGAGTATGGCGATGTGGAGCTGAGCCACATGTACGCCGACAACGGCGCGATGCAGTTGGTGCGCGCGCCGAAGCAGTTCGACGTGATCCTGACGGATAACCTGTTCGGGGATATCCTGAGCGATTGTGCGGCGATGCTGACGGGGTCACTGGGGATGCTGCCGTCCGCGAGTTTGGGCGCGCCGATGGAAAACGGGCGGCCCAAGGCGCTTTATGAGCCGGTCCATGGCTCGGCCCCGGATATCACGGGCCAGGGCAAGGCGAACCCGATTGCCTGCATCCTGAGCTTCGCGATGGCGTTGCGCTATTCGTTCGATCTGGGCGATGAGGCGACGCGGCTGGAACGCGCGGTGGAGGCGGTGCTGGCCGATGGGCTGCGCACGGCGGACCTGATGGGGCCGGATGGCGGCAATGCGGTTTCGACGACGGAGATGGGGGATGCGATTGTCGCCAAGCTGGCGGCATGA
- a CDS encoding GNAT family N-acetyltransferase: MSDIRVRAFAEGDRDAFLSLYRDCLRHYGTGPARPDIEAEIVADLAAPRGMSAHLAWRGDEALGFTTWVRVYPAMDGVAIYLKELYVTADARGLGAGRALMRDLATTAMEIGAVRLEWGSFQPDALEFYDALGAARKDKVHYSVAAEDLHGFAQ; the protein is encoded by the coding sequence ATGAGTGACATTCGCGTCCGGGCCTTCGCGGAGGGGGACCGGGATGCGTTCCTGTCACTCTACCGCGATTGCCTGCGCCATTACGGCACCGGACCCGCGCGACCGGACATCGAGGCGGAGATCGTGGCGGACCTTGCGGCCCCGCGTGGCATGTCGGCGCACCTTGCGTGGCGGGGTGACGAGGCGCTCGGGTTCACCACCTGGGTCAGGGTCTATCCGGCGATGGACGGGGTCGCGATCTACCTCAAGGAGTTGTACGTCACCGCCGATGCGCGGGGTCTTGGCGCGGGCAGGGCGTTGATGCGCGACCTAGCGACAACCGCGATGGAGATCGGGGCGGTGCGCCTGGAATGGGGCAGTTTCCAGCCGGACGCGTTGGAATTTTACGACGCCCTGGGCGCGGCGCGGAAGGACAAGGTCCACTATTCCGTCGCCGCAGAGGATTTGCACGGCTTCGCGCAATAG
- a CDS encoding DMT family transporter, whose amino-acid sequence MTPNLRGALLGLLAFGIFSTHDILVKTLGGTYAPFQIVFFSVMFGFPIVTILLLRDEKRANLRPRHPWWVAARTAASVIVGICVFYAFTVLPLAQVYAIIFASPLLITILAIPMLGETVGWRRGLAVVVGLVGVVVVLQPGATDLSLGHGAALLAAVAGAIASLIVRKIGREERSVVLLLYPMVANFVLMGAAMPFYYQPMPGMDLAALAVISALALMGSACLIYAYRAAPAVMVAPMQYSQILWAVIFGALLFDETLDLPTLAGSAIIIASGIYIVLREERGGRSTTTPVLRTRTRMGTPGGLRIAPFLSSERRGPQPSADG is encoded by the coding sequence GTGACACCCAACCTTCGCGGCGCGCTGCTCGGGCTTCTGGCCTTCGGGATATTCTCCACCCACGATATCCTCGTGAAGACCCTTGGCGGGACCTATGCGCCGTTCCAGATCGTGTTCTTCTCGGTCATGTTCGGCTTTCCCATCGTCACCATCTTGCTTTTACGGGACGAGAAGCGGGCGAACCTGCGGCCGCGGCATCCGTGGTGGGTCGCGGCGCGCACGGCGGCGTCGGTGATCGTGGGGATTTGCGTCTTCTACGCCTTCACGGTCCTGCCGCTGGCGCAGGTATATGCGATCATCTTCGCCTCACCGTTGCTGATTACAATCCTTGCGATCCCGATGCTGGGAGAGACGGTGGGATGGCGGCGGGGCCTGGCCGTCGTGGTCGGGCTGGTGGGCGTGGTCGTTGTGCTGCAACCCGGGGCCACGGACTTGTCGCTGGGTCACGGCGCGGCGCTTCTGGCCGCGGTGGCGGGCGCCATTGCCTCGCTGATCGTGCGCAAGATCGGGCGGGAGGAGCGATCCGTCGTGCTGCTGCTTTATCCGATGGTCGCGAATTTCGTGCTGATGGGGGCGGCGATGCCATTCTATTACCAGCCGATGCCGGGAATGGACCTTGCGGCGCTTGCCGTGATCTCCGCGCTGGCCCTGATGGGAAGCGCGTGCCTGATCTACGCCTACCGCGCTGCCCCGGCGGTGATGGTCGCGCCCATGCAATACAGCCAGATCCTGTGGGCGGTCATCTTTGGGGCGCTTCTGTTCGATGAGACATTGGACCTGCCCACGCTTGCGGGATCGGCCATCATCATAGCATCAGGTATCTATATCGTTCTGCGGGAGGAGCGCGGCGGGCGGTCGACCACCACGCCGGTCCTGCGCACCCGGACGCGGATGGGAACGCCCGGTGGATTGCGCATCGCCCCGTTCCTGTCGAGTGAGCGGCGCGGACCGCAACCAAGCGCCGACGGCTGA
- a CDS encoding phytanoyl-CoA dioxygenase family protein: protein MHPLLTESTVAAFQRDGVTVIRGLFADHVDTIRAGITRNMAEPGPHAAENLMPGEDGRFFDDYVNWQRIPEFEAVIRTSPAAEVAADLMQSQNAQIFHDHVLVKEPGTSKPTPWHQDGPYYFVGGRQNVSFWAPVDPVREASLRCVIGSHLWDKPVVPTRWLNEDNFYPDDEAYMPVPDPDAESMNIAEWALEPGDAVAFNYWILHGARGNEAATRRRAFSLRFVGDDARYVERAGPTSPPFPGHGMRAGDRLREDLFPVVFRR from the coding sequence ATGCATCCCCTGCTGACCGAAAGCACCGTCGCCGCGTTCCAACGCGACGGCGTCACCGTGATCCGCGGCCTGTTCGCGGACCATGTGGATACCATCCGCGCCGGGATCACCCGCAACATGGCCGAGCCGGGACCACACGCGGCGGAGAACCTGATGCCCGGTGAAGATGGGCGCTTTTTCGACGATTACGTGAACTGGCAGCGCATCCCGGAATTCGAGGCGGTCATCCGAACCTCCCCCGCGGCAGAGGTCGCGGCCGATTTGATGCAATCGCAAAATGCGCAGATCTTCCACGATCATGTTCTGGTGAAAGAACCGGGCACGTCCAAGCCGACGCCATGGCATCAGGACGGGCCTTACTATTTCGTGGGCGGACGGCAGAATGTGAGCTTCTGGGCACCGGTCGATCCGGTCAGGGAAGCGTCCCTGCGCTGCGTCATCGGCTCTCACCTCTGGGACAAGCCGGTGGTGCCGACCCGCTGGCTGAACGAGGACAATTTCTATCCCGATGACGAGGCCTATATGCCCGTGCCGGACCCGGATGCGGAAAGCATGAACATCGCGGAATGGGCGTTAGAGCCAGGCGATGCGGTCGCCTTCAACTACTGGATTTTGCACGGCGCGCGCGGGAACGAGGCTGCCACGCGCAGGCGGGCCTTCTCCCTGCGCTTCGTGGGCGACGATGCGCGCTACGTCGAACGCGCCGGCCCGACCTCTCCACCCTTTCCGGGCCATGGGATGCGGGCCGGCGACCGCCTGCGTGAGGACTTGTTCCCGGTGGTCTTTCGACGCTGA
- a CDS encoding iron ABC transporter permease: protein MARSSRIPSPLGLGTLAWIAAGVCLLPMLAVAIAALTGGVETFSRLAGTVLPRYTATTIALVVLVGFGTSVIGTGAAWLVTATRFPGRRVLEIALALPLAFPAYVLAYAYTDFLDHPGWVQTTLRDLTGWGPRDYWFPEIRSLGGAALMLILVLYPYVYLLSRAAFLQQSATAYIAARTLGHGPWSAFFRVSLPIARPAIAGGALLAIMETLADFGTVSYFGVQTFATGIYQAWYSFFDRGGAAQLALCLLIVALVIAALERRQRRDQRQHGAGRRFEAMQSVRLTGWRAVGAASFCGLPVLLGFLLPVGLLLSLGWDSFENLLTDRYLRFLRNSVILASIAAVFTVAAAVVLGFNARLHPTRGAKAAVRVAGLGYAVPGGVIAVGLIVPFAAFDNALDAFMEARFGIDTGLLITGSIWLLVAAYGVRFMAAALSAYDAGLSTINPNVDAVARTLGRSPRSMLRGVHLPILRPSLMTALLIVFVDVMKELPATLIMRPFNFDTLAVQAHRLAADERLGEAAVPSLVIAAVGLLPVVILCFGLGRERRARRFVPEPAQV from the coding sequence ATGGCCAGATCGTCCCGCATTCCATCGCCCCTGGGGCTCGGCACGCTTGCGTGGATCGCGGCGGGCGTGTGCCTGTTGCCGATGCTGGCCGTGGCGATTGCGGCGCTGACCGGGGGGGTGGAGACGTTCTCTCGCCTCGCGGGGACGGTTTTGCCGCGCTACACCGCGACGACGATTGCCCTTGTCGTGCTTGTCGGGTTTGGGACATCGGTGATCGGCACGGGGGCGGCGTGGCTTGTGACGGCCACGCGCTTTCCGGGGCGCAGGGTGCTTGAGATCGCGCTTGCCCTGCCCCTGGCCTTCCCGGCTTACGTGCTTGCCTATGCCTATACGGATTTCCTAGATCACCCGGGATGGGTTCAGACCACCTTGCGCGACCTGACCGGATGGGGGCCGCGCGATTATTGGTTCCCGGAAATCCGGTCCCTTGGCGGGGCGGCCCTGATGCTGATCCTCGTGCTTTATCCGTATGTCTACCTGCTGAGCCGTGCGGCGTTCCTGCAACAAAGTGCGACAGCCTATATCGCGGCGCGCACCCTTGGCCACGGACCGTGGAGCGCGTTTTTCCGCGTCTCCCTGCCCATCGCGCGGCCCGCCATCGCCGGTGGCGCGCTTCTGGCGATCATGGAGACGTTGGCGGATTTCGGAACCGTGTCCTATTTCGGGGTGCAGACCTTTGCCACGGGCATCTACCAGGCTTGGTATTCGTTCTTCGACCGTGGCGGGGCCGCTCAACTGGCCCTGTGCCTGCTGATCGTGGCGCTTGTGATCGCCGCATTGGAGCGCCGACAGCGCCGTGACCAGCGCCAGCACGGGGCCGGGCGCCGGTTCGAGGCGATGCAGAGTGTGCGGCTGACCGGGTGGCGGGCCGTAGGGGCCGCGTCATTTTGCGGTTTGCCGGTGCTGCTTGGCTTCCTGCTGCCCGTGGGGCTGCTCTTGAGCCTGGGATGGGACAGTTTCGAGAACCTGCTGACCGACCGCTACCTGCGGTTCTTGCGCAATTCCGTGATCCTTGCGTCGATTGCCGCCGTTTTCACGGTCGCGGCCGCCGTCGTACTTGGCTTCAACGCGCGGCTGCATCCCACGAGGGGTGCGAAGGCGGCGGTGCGGGTGGCGGGGCTGGGATACGCGGTGCCGGGCGGTGTGATCGCCGTGGGATTGATCGTGCCTTTTGCGGCCTTCGACAATGCGCTGGATGCCTTCATGGAGGCACGGTTCGGGATTGACACCGGGCTGCTGATTACCGGGTCGATCTGGTTACTCGTGGCGGCCTATGGCGTGCGGTTCATGGCCGCCGCGCTTAGTGCCTATGATGCGGGTTTGAGTACCATCAACCCCAACGTGGACGCGGTGGCACGGACGCTAGGGCGGTCGCCGCGCAGCATGTTGCGGGGGGTGCATTTGCCGATCCTGCGCCCGTCCCTGATGACGGCGCTTCTGATCGTGTTCGTGGATGTAATGAAGGAGCTTCCCGCCACGCTGATCATGCGCCCGTTCAACTTCGATACATTGGCGGTGCAGGCGCACAGGTTGGCGGCGGATGAGCGGTTGGGGGAGGCGGCGGTGCCATCGCTGGTCATCGCCGCCGTGGGATTGCTGCCGGTCGTGATCCTGTGTTTCGGATTGGGACGGGAGCGCAGGGCGCGCCGCTTCGTGCCGGAACCGGCGCAGGTCTAG